The DNA segment CGAAGCGTCGCTTTACTCTAGCTTATCAGATCAAATGTGTAAACTATCTGCAAGTTCTCAGTTGCTGGGAACGGTTAGAGCTGCTTTAGTGTGAAGGCAATCGGTAAGTCACGAACATATGGCCAAGAAGAGCAAGCACAAGAAGAAGCACCAGCAGACCCAGAAGGTTGTCCAAAAAGCTCCTCCTGTTGTAATGAATACTATCCAGTCCGCCGCGCTCCCGCAGCAGTCAGCGCCGGCACAGAAGCCAAGTGGGCTTGAGGTGGGGGAATTGTATATTCGTCAGGATATTTTGCGCATCGTTATCCTCCTCGCAGTGGTAGTGGTCATTCTCATCGGGCTTTACGTGGCTAACTCACAAAGTGACACACTCCTTAAAGCAGGGAACTCGCTAGCTCAGTATTTGCGGCTCTCATAAGCACTTTACAGGTTAAATCCTGTATATGCTCATTGACAAAAGGTAACGCTTGGCGTATACTTGGCTCATCGGAAAAAACAAAAAAATATAAAAAAGTTTCCGAGAAGAAAGGTTGGCCACCATGGCTGATGTTATTACCCCCGCTGCTGAAGAGTCTGCTGCTGTGCATCCTCTTAAGAAGTCTTACACCTTCGTTTCCTCGAAGCATGTAGACGTTGAGAACTTGAGTTACTTTGAGGCCGCAAGCATGTCGCTTGCCTTGGTTCTTGCTGTGACTATCGGTGTTCTCCAGACTACCCCTGTTCTCTACTAACCGTTCCTGGTTTCTGAAAGCCCCTCTTAATTGAAAAAAGCCCCGTTCTCTTGGGGCTTTTTTCTTTGGTTTCTTTTTGTCACCATGACGGTAGTCCCTCTGCTGAGACAGCATCCAGGTTGCTTAATCTCACTGAGAATGATGCGCCACCTCGTTAGGATTCCATGTGTTGCCTGGACATGGCCATGCCGGAGGGGTGCAGCTCGAGAAAATCACAAAAGGCCCCACGGGGCCTTTTACTATACGTTGAACCGGAAGTGCATTACGTCGCCATCTTGGACAACGTATTCCTTGCCCTCAGAGCGCAGCTTCCCAGCTTCGCGGGCACCGGCCTCCCCTTTGCCTGCTACGTAATCCGGGAAGGCAATGACTTCTGCCCTAATGAAGCCCTTTTCAAAGTCAGTATGGATCTCAGCAGCAGCTTGCGGCGCACGAGCTCCTACGGGGGTAGTCCAGGCGCGGACTTCTTTTGGACCAGCGGTGAAGTAGGTTTGCAGGCCAAGGAGGGAATAGGCGGAACGGATAAGGCGGTTTAGCCCAGATTCCTTTAACCCGTATTCGCCCAGGAATACTTCCTGGTCTTCTGCGGGAAGGGCTGAGAGTTCGGCTTCCAACTTGGCGCTAATAGGGATGATCCAATCGGCGGAGGGGACCAGGCTTGCCAAGTCATATTCCTTATAGAGGGTGGCTGCATCAATGGTGGCCTGGTCTTCTGCGACGTTCGCCACAATTAAGACAGGCTTTGCCGTAAGAAGCTGGAGCTCCCGGAGGACAATCTTTGCCTCGTCGGTATCTGCTTTTACGGAAGAGGCAGGCTTTTCATCGCCAAGGGCATTCTCAAGCAATTCGGCAAATTGGAGACAGGCCTGGGCGGCCTTATCGCCACCGCGGGCGGCCTTGTTATAGCGGTCTTTCCCTTTCTGTACAGACTCCAGGTCAGCCAGGATGAGTTCTAAGAGGACTGTTTCCAAGTCGCTCTTTGGGTCAATTTTCCCATTCACATGGATGATGTCCGGATGGTCAAAAAAGCGGGCAACCAACACGATGGCTGCAGTTTCCCTAATGTTGGCCAGGAACTTATTCCCCAAGCCTTCACCTTGGGAGGCTCCCTTGATGATCCCGGCAATATCCCAGAATTCCACTACGGCAGGCACAATCTTTTCCGGGTTAACAATTCCTGCCAAGGCGGCTAGGCGTTCATCGGGTACCTCAACAATACCAACGTTAGGGTCGATGGTGCAGAAAGGGTAGTTGCTTGCTTCAGCGTGAGTATTTTTCACCAAAGCATTGAACAGCGTGGATTTCCCTACATTTGGGAGTCCTACAATACCGAGAGAGAGTCGTGACATATCTGAGTTACCCTATCATATCCATGCTATACTGGCCATAACCTGAGATGATCCGGTAGACTATTCAGGCATGGCCAAGGGAAAGAAGAAATCAGCGGGATCCACCGCATCTAGCAAGAGCGCAAACCGTGCCGTTATCAAACAGGCGCGTGTTCTTATTGGCGTAGTTCTTTTCCTGTTCCTTTTTGCCGCCATTTTCGACAGGGCAGGGGCACTCGGTTCCTGGATCCACGGCTTGCTCTTCTCTTTTGTGGGTACGGCTACCCCGCTCCTTTCCGTACTGCTTCTTTGGTACGGGGCGTTCAAGTTGCTTCATAAGAAGCTCAATTGGAACATACGGTTTGTCACTATTGCGGGCCTCATCCTCTTTGCGATGAGTTTCACGGGCATCCTTGCTGCGGTCGGTTCCACCGTAGGATCTACGGGTGGTTGGCTGGGTTCCACTATCGCTGAGATGGTCCTTGGGCTTTTTGGTGGCATTATTGGCCGCCTCATCCTCTTTGTCCTTGCCTTCATCGCCCTTACCCTTATTTTGGACAAAGCCGTATTGGCTTTCCTCACTAAGGATGCGGACGAAGAAGAAGTAGAGGAAGAGAGTAATTACGCTGACGCCGAGGTCCCTGTAAAGGGTGAGGTAAAGACGGGCGGCCTGTTTGGTTTGAAGAAACAGGCGCCTGCCAAGGCGGTTGAGGTGAAGAAGGTACCTGTCATGCAACTCCAGCGCAGCAGTGACTGGAACTACCCTCCATTGACCCTGTTAGAGAACATTGAGATGAAGCCGGTGGCGGGGAACATCCAGAAGCGGATGGAGCTCATCGACAAGACCCTTGGCGACTTTGGTATCGACGTAACCATGACCGATGTCCGTGTTGGGCCTACCGTAAGTCAGTACCAGTTGAAGCCTGCAGAGGGTGTGAAGCTTAATGCTATTACCGCCCGACAAGACGACTTGGCACTTGCGCTTGCTGCGCAGTCACTCCGTGTAGAGGCGCCAATCCCAGGTATGGGTCTGGTTGGTATCGAGATTCCAAACGAGAAGAAAGCCATGGTAGGGCTTAGGGAGATTATTAAGTCACCAGGCTTTGCTGCCCTCAACTCCAAACTGGCAATTGCCCTTGGCCGTACCGCTTCTGGTGAGGCAGCCGTTGCTGACTTGGCGCGTATGCCGCACTGTCTGATCGCTGGTTCTACAGGTTCTGGTAAATCTGTGGCAATCAATACCATCATCCTTTCCCTCCTTATTAACAACTCACCAGATGAGTTGCGGATGGTGCTTGTAGACCCTAAGCGGGTAGAGCTTGCTGGCTACAATGGCCTCCCTCACTTGCTTACTCCGGTCATTACGGAGCCTAAGGATACGGTCACGGCGCTTAAGCGCATGGTCGATGAAATGGAGCGCCGCTATAAGCTTTTGGCCAGCCACGGGAAGCGCAACATTGAGCAGTATAATGCCGAGCCAGACCTGGCAGAAGGCAAATTGCCGTTCATCGTCATTGTTATTGATGAGTTGGCAGACCTCATGATGGTCTCTGCCCGCGACGTGGAATCCAAGATTGTGCGCTTGGCCCAGATGGCCCGCGCCGTAGGTATCCACCTCATTGTGGCCACGCAGCGCCCATCTGTAGACGTTATTACTGGTTTGATTAAGGCTAACATCCCTACGCGTATTGCCTTTGCAGTAACGAGCCAAGTGGATTCCCGCACTATTATCGATAGTCCTGGTGCTGAGAAGCTCCTAGGTTACGGTGACATGCTCTATCTCTCCACTGAGGTATTGAAGCCACGGCGTATCCAAGGCGCTTTCTGTTCCGAGAAGGAAATCCAAAACGTCATCAGCCATATCCGTATTCAGGAGCCTGGTGACCGCTACGATCCAACCTTCCTTGAAGAGCCCGTGGAGTCACGTTTCGGTGGTTCTGGCGGAGGCCTCGACCCTGAGGAGGAGGCCCTTGTCCGTGAGGCGTACGACCTCTTCATTAAGCACAACAAAGCTTCCACAAGCATGCTGCAAACGTACCTCCGTTTGGGGTACAACAAGGCCAAGCGGATAGTGGCTGCTATGGAGGAAAGGGGTATGATTGGACCTGAACGAGGTGGAAAACAGCGTGAAGTCTACCACGTGGATTCCGGTTCAGAAGCCGATACCTCGACCCCTGTCGTTGAGGTTCGCGAACAAGGCATTGCTGCCTATCCCGAGAACGAGTAAACTGGGCTTACACATTAATCCCAGACATGGCCGCAGCCGGATTTCGAACGCGCAGAGTTAAGGTAGAAGGTGTTTCGATTGGTGACCGCCTCAAGCGGTCACGCACTCGGAAGAAGCTTTCTATTGGTGACGTAGAAGAGGCCACGCGTATCCGTGCCAAGTTCCTTTTGGCACTTGAAAGCGATTCCTGGGAACAAATCCCATCCGAAGTTTACGGGCGGGGATACCTGGAAACATATGCCACTTTCCTCAAGCTCAACATTGAGGAAGTTATGCGTGACTATGACAAAATGAGGTCAGTATATGCCCGCCACTGCCAAGAAGGCCGCATAGAGCTGACCCCAAAGAACACGGCGTTCATTCCCCGGTTTATGGTGACCCCAAAGATCCTCATGTTGGTTGCCCTATCCATTGGGATGTTAGGTTTTGCGAGTATCATTGGCTACCAGTTGCGCCGCTACGCTGCTGCCCCTTACTTGGAGCTTATCTCTCCTGCGGAAGCCAAGGGTGAAGCTGGTCCTGGCCTTGTGGTGAACACTGAGAGTCTTACCGTCACGGGCCGTACAGTTGCAGGTGCCGTGGTGCGTGTAAACGGTCAGGTGGCAGTAGTTGGTGAGGATGGGGGGTGGAGTTACCAGCTGAGTGTCACAGAGGGTGTAAACCCTATTGTGGTTGAGGCTACGGGCCCTAGCGGGAAGACAACCAAGGAAGTGACCTCCGTCATTGTGAAGTAGAGATTGTTGGTATTTACTCCGTTCGGTGAGAACTCGCTTCGCTCAGACAGCTCACCTCACTGCGAAATACCAACAATCTCTAGGGATGATATAATAGTGATTGCAGAGGGGCGAAAGCCCTTTTTTTGACGCTATTTTGTACTTGCCCTGCCAGCCCTCGGCGCGTAAACTGCGAGCACAGTACAGCTGACCGTATCTAACACGTTAAGTATTTCCAATGTCAGAACAAGAGACAGCGGGCCGCAAGGCGGCACTGGACATCGCCATTGCCTCTATTGAGAAGCAGTTCGGGCGCGGTGCCATTATGACCATGGGTGGGGAAGGTGCTCTTGGTATTGTAGAGGTTGTGCCTACCGGCATCCTTGCGGTAGACATTGCGCTTGGCGGGGGAATCCCTCGCGGCCGCATTGTAGAAATCTATGGGCCAGAGTCCTCCGGTAAGACTACCCTTGCCACTCACATGATTGGCCAGGTACAGAAACGCGGTGGCCTTGCTGCCTTTGTAGACGCAGAGCATGCATTTGACCCAGAGTACGCCAAGCTTCTTGGTGTGCAGCTGGAGAGTCTCTTGGTTTCCCAGCCAGACACAGGTGAGCAGGCGCTAGAGATTACCGAAACGCTAGTACGCTCCAACGCAGTAGACATCATTGTGGTGGACTCCGTTGCAGCCCTGGTTCCTCGTGCAGAAATTGAAGGGGAAATGGGAGACGCCATGGTTGGTGTCCAGGCCAGGCTCATGTCCCAGGCCCTTCGTAAGCTGACGGGTGCCATCTCCAAGTCCAAGACCACTGTTATCTTCATCAACCAGATCCGCATGAAGATTGGGGTCATGTTTGGCAGCCCTGAAACCACCGCCGGTGGGCAGGCACTTAAGTTCTACAGCTCTGTCCGTATCGATATCCGCAAGAAAGAAGTACTCAAAGAAGGCGATGTCGCCATTGGTATCACTTCTGGTATCAAGGTGGTTAAGAACAAGGTTGCCCCTCCGTTCCGCACCGGTACCTTTGACCTTATTTACGGCTCAGGCATTTCCCGTGAAGGCGATTTGCTTGATACGGGCGTAGTCTACGATGTCGTTCGCAAATCAGGTGCCTGGTACTACTGGGGTGAAGAGAAATTGGGGCAAGGCAAAGAAGGCGCCCGCGAGTACCTTAAGGCCAACCCAGACCTCTTCAAGAAGATTGATGCTGAGGTGAGGGCCAAGGCTGGACTGACCAAGGGTGGCAAGCAGGAGAAGGTTGAAGCCGCCCCTGAAGAAGAGAAGCCTGAAACACCAGCTAAACCTTCTAAGAAGTAAGGAATGGCTGCATCCTCGCCGCGCGGGTATGCTCTTCGCCTCCTAAAGCAGCGGCTGCGAAGCGTCTGGGAAATAGACCAGGCGCTTTTGCGTCGTCAGGTGCCGGAAGAAGAGCGCCAGGAGATAATAACTTCCCTTACAGAAGCAGGTCTCTTAGATGACGTCCGTTTGGCGCGTGCTTGGGTAAACGACCGCGACCGCTTTCAGCCTCGGGGCGCAATTGTGTTGAGGCAAGAGCTTATGAAAAAGGGGATTGCCAAAGAGATAATTGACCAGACATTACGCCACCGCCTGGAGCGGGAAGAAGAGCCAATTGATGAGTATGGGCAGGCCCTTCAGGTTGCGGAACCAAAAATGCGCCTCTATGCCCGGCTTGATCCAGAGACCCGAAGGCGACGCTTGGGAGGCTTCCTTTTACGGCGCGGCTTTTCCTTAGGTACTGTGCGACGTATACTGGATGCATGACATCCTGTCAGTGGCTGTATCAGATTGAGACAGGGCAGGAAGCAATATGGGGCACCGAAGCAGCGGCATTAGCGGCTGTGGCAAAAGCGGGAGTTCCTGTTCTTCCTGGTTTTGTAATTGCCCGCGAAGTAAGCTTCGCTTTCTTCATGGCGCCCAATGTCCGTGCACGTATTCTAAAGGCCACCAAGGGCCTTTCAGTACGTAAACCAGAGCTGTTTGCCGGCGCTGCCAAAGAAATCCGTGAGATTATCCTCACCACCCCGCTACCTCCTGAGGCACGGAAGGTTTTTGGTGCGTATATGGAGGAGCTGGAAGACCAGTTGGTATTGGAAAAAGGTAAGGGCCTTCCCCTGACCCTTATTGCACAAGGAGTGGGTAGACAGGTACACCACGGCACTCCCGCTTCCCTCAATGAGGCGGACAAGTTCGTGCGCCAGCTCTACGCCCTCAGCTTCACTGAGCAGGCGCTCTACGGCCGTTTCATGAACGAAGAGAGTATTGTCCCAGCCCCGTATCCCGTATTGGTCCAGTACGCGCCAGAAGGCCAGCTCTCTGGTCTTGCACAACAGTATGACTCCTTAACGCATGACGGCACGGTGATCACTATTACGGTTGCCCACCATGAGCATCCAGGGGACAAGCACCACGCCGCTGCCGATACGTACCGCATAGACGCCAAGTCACTCCACCCCCTCAGTAGGGAAGAGCTTTCTCATACCTGGGCAGCCAAGAAGAGGGGTGCACATGTTTCCCCAAAGCATGTCCACGCCGACCAGCGGCTAAACGAGCGCCAGCTCCGCTTGTTGGCCCGTTTTGTCCGCCGTTCCCAAGAAGCGTTTGACCAGTTGCAGGTATTCCACTGGCAACTTTTCCTAGATGGCGTAGTGGTCTCGGGCGTAGAGCCAATGGCGCTGGAAGGTGCTAATCCGGGTGTGGTTCGGACGGGTGAGCGTTTGCCACTCCTCATTGGGCACTCTGTAAACGTGGGGACAGCGCGTGGCCCTATCCGGGTGATTGCCAGTAGGGGCGATTGGAAGACTATCCAGGATGGTGACGTGGTGGTGGTTGAGCAGATTGCCGAGAAGGACATCCCACTTCTTGCTGGTGTCGCCGCCCTCATTACAGAGAGTGGTCACCACACCTCATGTGAGGCAGTGGCTGCAAAGCGCTTGGGCATCCCCGCAGTGAGTGCCACAGGAAACGCTCGTCACTTGGTTCGGACTGGACAGCTGGTTACGGTAGATGGCACCCATGGCGCGGTGTATGCCGGCCGCCTTCCTCAGAACGAGCTGGTACCTCACAATCTGGTCACCACCCTCCCTATTACCGGCACTAAGATTTACGCCGCCCTAGATGACGCCCTCCTGGCTACCCCGCAGCTCCTTCAAGACTCCGATGGCATAGGCATGCTGCGCGGGGAGTTCATCCTCCGTGTTCTTGGGGTGCACCCTCACGAAGTGCTTCACCAGGGCATGTCTTCTGAATATGTAGATTTGCTTGCGGAGGGCGTAGAGCGTGCGGCACGTGCCGCTGGTTCCAAGCCGGTCATTTACCAGCTCCATGACCTGGCGGAGCATTCTTTCCACGGTTGGAAGAGCTGGCGCAGGGAGCGCCACGAGCCTAACCAGTTGATTGGTTACCGGGGTACCCAACGCCTTCTTTCTGAGCCTGAGATCCTTGAGCTAGAGCTTAAGGCGCTTTCTCGTCTTCAGAAAAAAGGTTTTGATAACATCTCCATCATGCTGCCCATGGTGCGCTCTCTTGAAGAGGTGAAGCAGATGCAGAAGATCCTTGCCAAGCTGGCTCCTGCTGGTTTGAGTGACCGCCTTTGGGTCCGGGTTGAGACCCCGGCACTTACCATCAAGGCGGATGCACTCTCTAAGCTAGATCTGGAAGGAGTGCTCTTTGATGCGCCGGCACTGGCCACGCTTATCACAGGTATGGATGCCGATAACCACCAGGTAGGGCACAACAGGGATCAGGCTGACCCGGCAGTGCAAGATGCCCTCAGCTATGCCATTGCAACCTGTAGGAAAGCAGGGTTGTCTACCGCGGTTGTGGCGGAGCACGAACAGCTACGGCCTGAGTTGGTGGAGTGCATCATCAAAGCTGGGGTGACCGCACTCTGTGTGCGTCCACAGGAATGCACCTGGCTTCATGGTTTGGTGGCATCGGTGGAGCAGCGGATGCTCTTGGATCATTTACTAGAGGAATAAGGGTAAGGAATGCAGCCTGAACTTCAAAATTATATTGCGCAGTGCCGTTCGCTTGGCATGTCAGACCAGGCGATACGTGCGCAGCTTGTCCAGAGTGGTTGGACCGAGGAGCTTTTGGCTAGCGCTTGGCCTCTCCCAGCTACCCCGGCGGCGCCCGCACCTATTGCCCCGCCGATCCTGACCCCCGTCAAGGCGGTAGAGCAGCCCTTGTCTGCGGTTCCCGTAACATCCGCCGTGCCTGCCAGCATGCAGGCTGCGCCTATGGGCGCACAGCTCGCGGGGAACACTCAAATCCCACTTCAAACTGGCATGCATCGACCCAAGAGGGTAGGCCTTCTTATTGGAAGCGTAGTAGGGATCGCCGTCATTGTAAGCGGGACATTAGTGGCTCTGGGAGAGTCTGGGTATGCTCCTACAGTAAGCAAGGTGTACCGTTCTACTGGTTTGCCTATTGCCTGGGAGGGGACTACCAGCAAGCCATCGATCAACATTGGCCGTGCCCTTCTCGCCACGCTGGATGAGAAGAAAATCAAGGTTACAACGACGGCCGAGGGTACGGTCTCCGATATCAATAATGAGGCAGCTGCAAAAATTGGATTGAAGCCGCTCAAGCAAAATGAGGGTACTGTCCATGCTGCGGTTTCCGAGCCCGGTGTCACTAAGTTCAGTGGTTCATTTGCTGCCTCATTTGACGAAGACAAGGGCATCCGGATGGAGTATGGTTTCAAACTTCCTTCCGATGACCCGATCCGCGCAATGGCAGAAGGTTATATTAAGCCTAGTTTTGAGGACATTACCCTGGAGTCCATTCTCCCTATTTCTGGGAAGGCCGTCTTTGCCCGTACCAATATCCTTCCTACCCCCACCGAGGCTGATAAGGGCCGTTGGTTTGCTATGGATTTGCCAGGTGAGGATGATTTGAAGGAAATGCGCGAGGAGATCAAGAAGGATATCCTTGAGGAGGATGAGAAGGCGCGCAAGGATCTAGGAATTATGGTGGATACCACTACCAAGGATATGGGAGTTGTTCGTCATAAGGGGGAGGTGATGGCGATGTACCGGACTACTCTTACCTCTGAAGTACTTCGTACACTGAGCAACAATGCAGAGCTTCAAACCGAGACCCGGGAAGCCCTGAAATCCTATGCCGATGAGTGGAAGGGTGGAAACATGACCATCGACTGGTATATGGATGCGCGCAACCCTCGCCTCAAGGAGTTGGTCTACACGCTTGATGTTCACACCGATTACGCCAATACGCAGGCCAGAGGGGCGATGACGTATGAGTATGGGGCAGCGGCAGAGCTTACCATTCCTGACCGGGATTCGGCGTGGGACTTTGAAGCGTACATGCAGGCTGTGGCGGAGAACAGCTCGAACCTCTACGATACGGGTGCGTTTACCCAAGAAGCCATTGATATGGTAGTGAGCGGGGAGGGGCTTGGTTACAGCAGTGGTGCACAGTACCGTGCCCAGAATTCTATTCGCAAAAACGACGTTACCCAGCTTGCTAAGACGATCGAATTCTATCGGGTAGATCATGAGGATGCCCTGCCCGCTGATACCAAGGGTGAATACGTCCCACTAGATGTGGAAGACAGTGTATTGGCCCAAAATGCCGACTTTGCCGAGCTCATTACGCTCCCTATGTTTGACCCGCTTCCTGACGATTACTACTACAGTTATTGGTCGCAAGATGGTTCGTACCGGGTAGCTGCAGTTTTGGTGGATGAGGAGACGGGTGAGCAGACTGGGTTCTACCTGATTGAGGATGCCGTTGCAGTGGGTGAGGTTGACGAGCTCCCTTAGAGGTTGATTCGGTTCAGTTGATCTGGTAACGTAGACGGGCACGATATTTAAGGTGCCTGTATTCCCCGGTAGCTCAGTGGTAGTAGCGTCTCGCTGTTAACGAGAATGTCGTTGGTTCGAATCCAACCCGGGGAGCCAAAAAGAAGGTATGAGCGGCTGCTCATACCTTCTTTTTTAATTCCTCGTAGGTGTAAATCAAGAGTTCGACCCTGCTCATACCGTTTCCTGATCATTTTCGGCTATAATCCAACCAAATCCCTAAGGCATTCTCATGTCTGAGAACAAAACCAAGCCTACTGCCGCCTCAATCGAGTCCTTCCTGGAAACCGTAACCCCTGCCCGTCACGAAGAGGCGAAAACCCTCATTTCCATGATTAGGGACATTACCGGCCTTCCTCCCGTACTCTGGGGGCCAAGTATTATTGGGTTTGGCACGCAGCACTACAAATATGACACCGGCCGTGAAGGCGACATGCCACGTTTGGGTTTCAGCCCACGCAAGGCATCGCTCACTATCTATTTTGAAGGCTTTGACCGCTATGGCGACCAGCTTTCAAGGCTTGGTAAGTACAAAACAAGTGTATCTTGCCTCTATATAACTAAATTGACCGACGTAGACCTTGCGGTGCTACGCGAAATGCTAGAAATGTCATACAAGCAAGGCATGCAGCCTCCTAAGAAGATGGAAAGCGTGGAAGAATACGTTGCAAAAGTTCCTGCCGCCGCACGCGCGCAGTTTGACCAGTTGCGCACCATCGTAAAGACCCTTCTTCCCAAGGCTAACGAAGTAGTGAGCTACGGCATTATTGGGTACAAGGTGGATGACAAGCGGGCACGGGTATTTATTTCTGGTTGGAAAGACCATTTGGCCATCTATCCTGTACCTAAGGACCTAGAGCTCCAAGCCGACCTTAAGCCGTACATCAAAGGGAAGGGCACCCTGTGGTTCAAGCTTGAGGAGCCGCTGCCAGAAGCGCTTATCAAAAAGGTGGTGAAAGCTTTGCTTTAATTTGGGTTCAGGCTGAACAAAAAAGAACGGGCAACGGGCCCGTTCTTTTTACATTCACTTGGACTTAGACCTTTTAGCGAGAATCCCTTTTATCGAGGGGCTAATTTCTTTGTCTGTGCGGTGGATGCAGCCCATCCAGCAGCAGGGGCGGCGTTTCCCTTCCTGCAGCTCTGTCACGGTTCTCCTGATATGGTCCTGCCGGGTAGTTGGTTGCTTAAAGCTGATAACCCAGCAAATCCACTCGTTGCGAGCGAGGGGCGTAAGGCTTTCCCAGGCCTTCACTGCGGCAGGGACGGCAGTTAGGGCTTTACCTAGGTCTGCGGGCATCTCATGCACGGTGCCGGCAGGGAGTTTTTCTGTAGTCATATGTTGATCTTATATCAGATACGCTTTTTCTTTCAATAAAACCTGCTTCACTCCCATGCCGCTTAAGTCCCGGATTCGCTATAATCAGGCCACTACGTAACGGCTAAAACGTCATGAAAAACGAACACCCTATTACTGTGCGAGTCTCCATTCAGGCACCAATCGGGAAGGTCTGGGAGTATTGGAATGCACCTGAACATATTACCCAGTGGGCATTTGCTTCTGATGATTGGGAGTGTCCAGCGGCTGAAAACGACCTACGGGAAGGTGGGAAGGGCAAAACTACCATGGCCGCCAAGGACGGAAGTTTCAGTTTTGACCTGGTTGTTACCTATACAGCGGTAAGGGAGCCCGAGCTCATTGAATACGACATGGAAAATGGCCGCCACGTAAAAATTGAATTCCATCAAACAGATGGCGGGGTGGAAGTGGTTGAAACTTTTGACCCTGAGCAAGAAAACTCCGAAGAGAGACAACGCGAGGGTTGGCAGGCCATTCTTGATAACTTCAAGAAACACGTAGAAACGGCATAGTGTTCCTCAAGCCAGGCAGGTAACCCTGCCTGGCTTTTTTGTATGAATGAACCCGTGGTTGAATACAGGGTACTTATTGCTAGTATGGGGCGTGCATGGGGTGTACATGAATAATGCAAAAGAAAAAGGTTTTCCCAGCCTCAGTAAGCTACGGGAGTTCGTCAAAGCCCATGAGGCAAAAGAGCGATGTGTCCGGGAAATGGATCTTGCAATGGAACCTAAGGACGCAGAGGCATCGAAGGTTTCCCAGAGGTTCCTCA comes from the Verrucomicrobiia bacterium genome and includes:
- the ychF gene encoding redox-regulated ATPase YchF — translated: MSRLSLGIVGLPNVGKSTLFNALVKNTHAEASNYPFCTIDPNVGIVEVPDERLAALAGIVNPEKIVPAVVEFWDIAGIIKGASQGEGLGNKFLANIRETAAIVLVARFFDHPDIIHVNGKIDPKSDLETVLLELILADLESVQKGKDRYNKAARGGDKAAQACLQFAELLENALGDEKPASSVKADTDEAKIVLRELQLLTAKPVLIVANVAEDQATIDAATLYKEYDLASLVPSADWIIPISAKLEAELSALPAEDQEVFLGEYGLKESGLNRLIRSAYSLLGLQTYFTAGPKEVRAWTTPVGARAPQAAAEIHTDFEKGFIRAEVIAFPDYVAGKGEAGAREAGKLRSEGKEYVVQDGDVMHFRFNV
- a CDS encoding DNA translocase FtsK 4TM domain-containing protein, whose amino-acid sequence is MAKGKKKSAGSTASSKSANRAVIKQARVLIGVVLFLFLFAAIFDRAGALGSWIHGLLFSFVGTATPLLSVLLLWYGAFKLLHKKLNWNIRFVTIAGLILFAMSFTGILAAVGSTVGSTGGWLGSTIAEMVLGLFGGIIGRLILFVLAFIALTLILDKAVLAFLTKDADEEEVEEESNYADAEVPVKGEVKTGGLFGLKKQAPAKAVEVKKVPVMQLQRSSDWNYPPLTLLENIEMKPVAGNIQKRMELIDKTLGDFGIDVTMTDVRVGPTVSQYQLKPAEGVKLNAITARQDDLALALAAQSLRVEAPIPGMGLVGIEIPNEKKAMVGLREIIKSPGFAALNSKLAIALGRTASGEAAVADLARMPHCLIAGSTGSGKSVAINTIILSLLINNSPDELRMVLVDPKRVELAGYNGLPHLLTPVITEPKDTVTALKRMVDEMERRYKLLASHGKRNIEQYNAEPDLAEGKLPFIVIVIDELADLMMVSARDVESKIVRLAQMARAVGIHLIVATQRPSVDVITGLIKANIPTRIAFAVTSQVDSRTIIDSPGAEKLLGYGDMLYLSTEVLKPRRIQGAFCSEKEIQNVISHIRIQEPGDRYDPTFLEEPVESRFGGSGGGLDPEEEALVREAYDLFIKHNKASTSMLQTYLRLGYNKAKRIVAAMEERGMIGPERGGKQREVYHVDSGSEADTSTPVVEVREQGIAAYPENE
- a CDS encoding helix-turn-helix domain-containing protein, producing MAAAGFRTRRVKVEGVSIGDRLKRSRTRKKLSIGDVEEATRIRAKFLLALESDSWEQIPSEVYGRGYLETYATFLKLNIEEVMRDYDKMRSVYARHCQEGRIELTPKNTAFIPRFMVTPKILMLVALSIGMLGFASIIGYQLRRYAAAPYLELISPAEAKGEAGPGLVVNTESLTVTGRTVAGAVVRVNGQVAVVGEDGGWSYQLSVTEGVNPIVVEATGPSGKTTKEVTSVIVK
- the recA gene encoding recombinase RecA — encoded protein: MSEQETAGRKAALDIAIASIEKQFGRGAIMTMGGEGALGIVEVVPTGILAVDIALGGGIPRGRIVEIYGPESSGKTTLATHMIGQVQKRGGLAAFVDAEHAFDPEYAKLLGVQLESLLVSQPDTGEQALEITETLVRSNAVDIIVVDSVAALVPRAEIEGEMGDAMVGVQARLMSQALRKLTGAISKSKTTVIFINQIRMKIGVMFGSPETTAGGQALKFYSSVRIDIRKKEVLKEGDVAIGITSGIKVVKNKVAPPFRTGTFDLIYGSGISREGDLLDTGVVYDVVRKSGAWYYWGEEKLGQGKEGAREYLKANPDLFKKIDAEVRAKAGLTKGGKQEKVEAAPEEEKPETPAKPSKK
- a CDS encoding regulatory protein RecX, translating into MAASSPRGYALRLLKQRLRSVWEIDQALLRRQVPEEERQEIITSLTEAGLLDDVRLARAWVNDRDRFQPRGAIVLRQELMKKGIAKEIIDQTLRHRLEREEEPIDEYGQALQVAEPKMRLYARLDPETRRRRLGGFLLRRGFSLGTVRRILDA
- a CDS encoding putative PEP-binding protein; translated protein: MTSCQWLYQIETGQEAIWGTEAAALAAVAKAGVPVLPGFVIAREVSFAFFMAPNVRARILKATKGLSVRKPELFAGAAKEIREIILTTPLPPEARKVFGAYMEELEDQLVLEKGKGLPLTLIAQGVGRQVHHGTPASLNEADKFVRQLYALSFTEQALYGRFMNEESIVPAPYPVLVQYAPEGQLSGLAQQYDSLTHDGTVITITVAHHEHPGDKHHAAADTYRIDAKSLHPLSREELSHTWAAKKRGAHVSPKHVHADQRLNERQLRLLARFVRRSQEAFDQLQVFHWQLFLDGVVVSGVEPMALEGANPGVVRTGERLPLLIGHSVNVGTARGPIRVIASRGDWKTIQDGDVVVVEQIAEKDIPLLAGVAALITESGHHTSCEAVAAKRLGIPAVSATGNARHLVRTGQLVTVDGTHGAVYAGRLPQNELVPHNLVTTLPITGTKIYAALDDALLATPQLLQDSDGIGMLRGEFILRVLGVHPHEVLHQGMSSEYVDLLAEGVERAARAAGSKPVIYQLHDLAEHSFHGWKSWRRERHEPNQLIGYRGTQRLLSEPEILELELKALSRLQKKGFDNISIMLPMVRSLEEVKQMQKILAKLAPAGLSDRLWVRVETPALTIKADALSKLDLEGVLFDAPALATLITGMDADNHQVGHNRDQADPAVQDALSYAIATCRKAGLSTAVVAEHEQLRPELVECIIKAGVTALCVRPQECTWLHGLVASVEQRMLLDHLLEE